CACGTTGGCTACACGCAAGATCGGGCTTCAATTCCCCAACTTGTCATGATGTGCGACGAAAGTAGGGAGCCGTGGGAGGTGAGTCCTTGTACTAGCACCCTTGTGATTTCTGTCTGCCGCGAGGCGGTTCCAcggtcattaaaaaaaaaaaaaaaaaaaaacaacaattgcCCTAAGTCCAATCATTTACCTTTTTGTCCTTCTAAGGtgccgcctctctctctctctctctcgttcatCATCCTGAGTTTCTGTGCCTCGCGTTCGGCGCCGCCTTTCCGCTCCGAGGCACTCTCTGTCCATGTGGGTTTCGTTGTCGTTTTCGATTCCTTCTTAGAATGTCTCGAATTCGGTACTGCCGCGATTCTCTTGGGCCATACGTAGGAGGGCGACGGATGCCGTATCGACTGTCAAGTCCTGATTTTTAAACCACAGAATCATCTATTGGCATCAAGATTGAGTGAAGTGGAAGACGGTGAGCTTGGTATTGTCGAATTGTGGGAATTGGGTTTTGGTGTGCTAGATGTAGGAGCTTTTCCCAGCGTCATATCTGTTGGTTTGGTCATGAGTAAGTCAGGATTTCTCACCTTCTTCAGCAGCTTATTTTGCATGGAATTGGGGATGTTGTTTTTCTTGATGTTTAGACGTGGACGAAGGTGGTGAAATCACTCGCACTCTGCAAGTTTGATGAAATACCCAATTCAAGCCAACACTTCTGGTGTTtaaacggtttttttttttttttttttttgtataaatattttctGGATAGGAGTGTTGCATTTTTGTTAAGCCTCGGCCTGAGAAGTGACTCTGAATGTTTGACGAAATGCCTCGTTGGTGTAAATTTTTAGTTCCAGCCAACACTTGAGGCGtttaaacttttttgttttgtataatTGTTTCGTTTTTGTTAAGCCCCAGCCCTGGAAGTCACTGAGTTAAGGTTTAAAGTTTGTTCTTGTAGGCCGGTTCTGGGGTAGGCTGGTTTTTTGGTTATTGACCTCTGCCACCACCACAGGCTTACTATCCTTCTTCTAATTGTCCTTCTGCAGGTCATTCTCCGCCTGGGTGTCCTTTTAAAGTTTGTGACAGACTTCTGAAGGAGCTCGAATACAAGGTGCAATGAGGACACTGGATGAGAAGGAGACGACGCAGGTGTTTGAGAAGCTCTTCAAGTTCACCGGCAACAACCTCAAGAACATCGTCGAGAGCCCCTCCCATGAGGGGCCCGACCCTAACCCAGGCCGCTATTGCTTCCGGCTCTGCAAGAACCGGGTCTACTATGTCAGTGAGTCACTGGTCAAGCGTGCCACCAACATCGGCCGCCACAACCTGGCATCCCTAGGAACCTGCATCGGCAAGTTCACCAAGGGCGGGAGCTTCCACCTGACAATCCAGGCGCTGAGCATTTTGGCCGCCAATGCGAAGCACAAGGTCTGGCTCAAGCCCACCTCGGAGATGTCATTCCTCTATGGGAATCACGTGTTGAAGGGTGGATTGGGGAGGATCACTGAAAACATCAATCCAGGTGATGTGTCAATTTCAGCTCAAATTCTGCAATTTTAAGTGTTGTTTGGTAAATGTTATATTTCTGCTTGAGGTGTGGTAGGATGGGGTCTGGGTTTTGGAATATGAAAGCTGTGCAGAGCGGTGGACTCAGGAACTTAGATTGAAAGGAAAATCATTGGGGGCGAAATAAAGGAACTTTATTTGAAGTTTCATGGGCTATTGTATAAATTGAACTTAGGATTGTCACTTTGTGGTAATCGGGTATTAGTCAATGTTTAAATTGGAGATGTACTGTCTTCCTGGTCTTTTTTTAGGGGTGAATGATATATCTAAATAGATTCAAAATTGAGCTCGATTCACTGTCATTTACTGGTAAAATGTGGCCATGATGGAGATGAAGGAGGGAACTCCACGTTG
This genomic stretch from Eucalyptus grandis isolate ANBG69807.140 chromosome 3, ASM1654582v1, whole genome shotgun sequence harbors:
- the LOC104437100 gene encoding 60S ribosome subunit biogenesis protein NIP7 homolog — protein: MRTLDEKETTQVFEKLFKFTGNNLKNIVESPSHEGPDPNPGRYCFRLCKNRVYYVSESLVKRATNIGRHNLASLGTCIGKFTKGGSFHLTIQALSILAANAKHKVWLKPTSEMSFLYGNHVLKGGLGRITENINPGDGVVVFSMSDVPLGFGISQRSTQDCRKLDPNGLVVLHQADIGEYLRMEDEL